In the genome of Shewanella glacialimarina, one region contains:
- the ubiG gene encoding bifunctional 2-polyprenyl-6-hydroxyphenol methylase/3-demethylubiquinol 3-O-methyltransferase UbiG: protein MSTETAANKNVDPDEIAKFEAMAQTWWDPNGSFKPLHLLNPLRLNYIDQTAQGIFGKKVLDIGCGGGILSESMAKIGAHVDGLDMGNEPLEVARLHALETGVTLNYIKCTAEEHRDTHQAYYDVVTCMEMLEHVPDPLSVIQACCDMVKPDGYVFFSTINRNWMSYLTAIVGAEYLLKMLPVGTHDHSKFIRPSELINLVDKTDLLCKDALGIAYNPLSGVFKYTNSVDVNYMIATQKVD from the coding sequence ATGTCTACTGAAACTGCTGCGAATAAAAATGTCGACCCCGATGAGATTGCTAAATTTGAAGCAATGGCACAAACCTGGTGGGATCCAAATGGCTCCTTTAAACCGTTACATCTGCTTAATCCATTACGTTTAAATTATATCGATCAAACAGCACAGGGCATTTTTGGTAAAAAAGTGCTCGATATTGGTTGTGGCGGCGGAATTTTATCTGAAAGTATGGCTAAAATCGGCGCCCATGTAGATGGCTTAGATATGGGTAATGAACCTCTTGAAGTGGCTCGTTTACATGCATTAGAAACTGGTGTAACACTCAATTACATCAAATGCACCGCTGAAGAGCACAGAGATACACATCAAGCTTATTATGATGTGGTGACCTGTATGGAAATGTTAGAACATGTCCCTGACCCGCTATCTGTCATCCAAGCATGCTGTGACATGGTGAAACCAGATGGCTATGTGTTTTTCTCAACCATTAATCGTAATTGGATGTCTTATTTAACTGCGATTGTCGGTGCAGAGTACCTACTTAAGATGCTGCCAGTAGGCACCCATGATCACAGTAAGTTTATTCGACCTTCTGAATTAATTAATCTTGTCGATAAAACAGACTTATTGTGCAAAGACGCATTGGGCATAGCCTATAACCCACTATCTGGTGTGTTTAAATACACGAACAGTGTTGATGTTAATTACATGATTGCTACACAAAAAGTCGATTAG